From the genome of Phlebotomus papatasi isolate M1 chromosome 2, Ppap_2.1, whole genome shotgun sequence:
GACAGCTTCAGATCCCTGCATCTTAATCCTAAACAACTTCACCGGTCTCGATCCTAAATATCTCGTTCTCGTATCCGCCAAGTCACCAGAAACCGGATCGAGGACAGTTCTCAACAAAACCCCATTGTTCAATCCAATATTCAAGTAAATCGACCCTGTCGCAGTTGAAACTCCATCTTCCTGACTACTACTACTCTCAGCTGATCCCATTTCCACCAAGCAAAGTGACTCTGCTGCCGATGGCAGAGCCTGCATTGACCTCGGGGAGAGACAATCTGAAGGATCAAGAGAAATAATCCTAACAGTATTGTCCGCCAGACCAACAGCCAAGAACCACGAACGCTGTTCTCCCGGCGGAACTGTACCCAGAGCCATGCACATCACATCCGATGGCATCTTCTTCCGTTCCGTGTACTCATTCAATTGTCCCGTTGGATCCATCTCAAAGTACACCAATTCCCCGCCCGAAAGGGCAATCACCACTTGACGCTGATTCACTGCACACTTAACAATTGTCTTCTTCCCAGGCGCCTTCCATTCATTCACTCGCTTATCTGCCCTAATGTGACGAATACCATCCGGATACACCTTAAAGTGGGAAGGAACAAAAGGCAAACTCTTGGAATTAACAGGGATACTTTTAACAAAGCGAAAACTtcttttctaatgaaaaaatcaGACTGTAAATGTTTAAATCAAAGTATTTCATCTGAAACACGGATGAGTATGCAtcatggtaaaaaaaaagtattttgtttttaagaaaATGTAGTCCGTAGATAAAGTGTCTTCTTTGGTCTACTTTTAGAGATATACTGCAGCCATTTGTCCAATGGAACTTGGCCGGATTTCCCGGTTTCTTGTGGCACGGTTGCCtataattagaatttttcttgTAGCAGGGCGGTTGATTTGAGGTAGCGTGGAAGTAATCTCACGCCGTCGTTCGCCTATTCCCTCCATCCGTCACCTAAAATTATTACTGAGCTCAGCTCAGTCCCCATTGTCTAAGAATCTAAGGTCATCACCGACAATTCATGAGTTCCTGTTGAATATGTTCCATTTGGCCACAATGAATCTATGAGCAATTTCTTCGTCAACTTCATGGGCAGTGCCTCAAATGTTGCAGCTTTCATTACCGTGAATGCTAGCTGCTTCCTCTAATGAGCCTTTCCAGGTCGATGGAAGGATAATTTTGTGGTTGATTGAACACAGTCAACAGAATACAATTTTTCGCATTCAATTTGGCCAAGATTATTTTAGGAAATTCCATATTTTATGGTTGGCcaacatgaataaaattttacaaaaactgtattttttagtaataaaatttaataaagataaattaaaaatgtaaaaaaatcatttacataccaaaaaaatgtaaaatgttcATTAAATTTGCCATGGAGAGTTCAAATCGACAGCTCCAGAAGTGTCGCTAAATTAGTGGCgagaattatcgacactagcgacaaaaaATGCAAGTTATAATCTAGATCGCGCATAATCGACACTCGACACTAGCGATGCCTTTCAAAGGGACAGTTATAATTTCACCCCTGAGCTGCCGCTCTTTTGATATCCTCCAGTTTCAGcacttctttcttaaagattttaattctctggcttgagaatttggaacaatagggtggagtaagtacttttggccactttaaggtttcatgtacttgtaatttttataatctttatttaaataaaatgaaattttgtacgaagattccttaaagccgtttcttcctaataatccaagagaattcccaaaattttttggatattttagtgaaaaatgcattttatgcaactatgcaactttcagtacttttggccactttgtaagcacttttggctattgtgtgtaagcacttttggccacttgtttccaatagaattttaataaaataacagaagaaatagctttcgaaaactttcacaaatacacagcacaagtcctattcttatttaacatcaattttatgtaattattagagtattttaaacgactttttgaacattttctatttgatgtaaaaatcagtcaaacgtcacgattgtttttactaaaatccgcgaggtgcgccacgtgtaaaatgtatggcaaaatgaatggccaaaagtacttacacagccgaaaaaagtaagctcttttggccacatccgattttcatttaatttgttagaaaattttattaaggatgatatcacaataaaatttagttaattaagaaatggactttcattgaataacataaaatattttcatcaaacatatgaaataatgcaaaacaatttctcttaacattaacaagtttcttaagaatcccatgatttttttagtgatcgtttaccttgtcgagaatttctttaaataacttagaattaatcaagtcgatacaaaatcaaatctggttttctgattcgttagattagaggtcacgaaataagacccattttcctgttcaaaataaactcataattgccatacaatgtgattttactttaggtggccaaaagtgcttacatggccaaaagagctgactctaccctaacaTAAAATGTGTTTGTTCCAAACTGTTTCCAGACTCTCTCCACAATCCCTACAAGTTGAGGAGGTTACGTCTACACTAACTTTGCAAGATGTGATTTTAGCCAGTGTCCTGTGTAAATTCCTATAATTACCCTCAAGTTCCCCCTGTTAAGATTTAACAGGAGTTGATATCTATTTAAATCTGATCCATCTATTACGGATTTCGCGAAACTACAGCCTCTTACATTATTCCAAAGCGCTGTATGCTCTATTCCTGTAATATATTGGAAGTAATCTTTCCGTAAGTCCTTTTCAACTCCGAAGACTGGTTCAGGGCCTGTAAAGTCCTGATGTGCACCAAAATCTTCGCGAGTTGATCTGCTATTTCATTACCTATAATATCGTTATGATCAGGACACCACAgaagaataatattattattctctGCTAATCTACAAAGATTAGTCCTGATCTCCTTAACAACTTCAGATGTTATAATACCCTGATATGGCGCAGAAAGTGCCCTTTTACTATcagaagtaaaataaatatctttccCTCTGGGTTTTTCGTTCACTAACATATTCGTTGCAATCAGAACAGCTCAGATTTCTGCCAAGAAAGATTTCCAGATTAAATATTCAGACACTTTATCCGGGACATTCAggattttcttaaagaaaaaaaaaccaaatggaAAATGTAACTAACCTGAACAAGAGCATCGTCTCCGAGAGAAGAGCAACTGAGCGTTGGAGTTGTTCCCAGGAATCCACTGTCTGTGACTTCTTCAACCGTATCGCCAATGCTCAAGACAAGAGTGGCATTCACGAAGGATACAATAATGTAGGCATCGTACTCATctgaaaagaataagaaaacaGTGTATAATATTTCTTTCTTCATCCAAAAACAAATACATCCCCAAAAAGATTTTtagcaattaaaaaattataattaatcgGATGATCATCCTTCCACTTTCTGGCACTTGTTCTTCTTCTTCATGTTcagcatttttaaaaacttaCCCGGATGAGTTTAGTTTTTGGGGGGCATCTTTAGGGACTTGTGGCAAAATCatcccaaaataatttttcacacaattGGTCTGGAATAGAAAAGAAACTGGTGTTTGAATGATgtctctcaattttttttttttttttgtatcatcaTTTTAACACCAGTTCCCATTAGTATGTGCTCGATAAAGAAATTGttccccttttttatttttatttttttttatttttgggaatttGAAGGAAAAACTCTTGGAGTTTCTAAACGAGAAGTGGGTTTAGAGTGAAGAGAGAAGCATTTGAGTACTAACCATCAATTCGTTTCTTCACAGTCCACACGGCATTGGGATTTCCAGGAAGTTCTGAAACAGCCATTTCAGACACTTCCAATCCATGTCTGAGCACCCTAATGGAAGATCTTGGTCCTCGCCCGCACATCAAATACAACTGAGGGGTGTCTTCATTGGCAAGATCTGCCACTTGACAGCCTGAAAATCAAACAAATGTCATTCTCGAAcgcaaaacaaaaataaatgttgaaaaaaaaatcctcaccGAGAATCGGAGCGTAGGAGGGCATCTCATCGACCAACACAAGATTTTTCAGTGGACGCGGAGCAAAGAAGAAAGTATCTCCCTCCTCCAGTGGCATTGCCGAACTGAATTCTggttcatcatcatcatctccAAGGTGAGCAATTTGATAGAGATAGTGATTGCCGAATTCGCAAGCCACAAACAGAAATCCCGTCTTCATCACGCACATTGTCGTCGCCGGAGGAACTGTGTCAAAGTACTTCAACTTAATCTCCGACACAACATCATCATCCGTCTCCAGGGTCACCTTGAAGATATCTCCCTGCTCTGTCTGCACCAGGAAGAAGTACATGGACTTTGTGCGATGAGTAGCTGAACAGATGAAGATCATACCCCTCTCAGGATCATCCAAATCATTCCGACGACGCGGTATTGGACATCGGATATCATGTTGATCACCCAAATTCTTGTACGTCAGATAATTCTCTGAGCAAATCAACACTCCACTCGGTCCATCATTCCCTCCCGGCACGGAAATCAGGAAGTTCGCGTGTTCCTCCAGGGGCTCAGAATACTTCCGGACAACATGATTGAGTCCCAAATCCAACTCATAAAATGTCAGTGTTTGCTGAGTCTTCTGGGCAACTTCACCAGTTGGATCCGAATCAGCTTCTTCGTAGTCAATTTCGAGGCAGGCAAACATGGGATTCTCGTAGCCAACATCAACGCCAACCATGTGGTAGCACAGGGTGTTGGACTTGTGTGCTTCCAGGGGCGAAGAAATAGTCAAACGTGCTTCGGAATCTCTGTTGAGGATATAAACGAGCTTCTGCTTCTCAATGGCACCAATCATCACAGCTCGTCCTTTGGGATCAATTGCTGAATATTGACCAGGAACGATTCTGCGACATCCTGACTTGCCAAATGTCTCCTGATGCACCTTCTCCAGGATATTCTTCGCTGGGATATACTCCAAAATTACCACACGCCCAGAATCTGAGCCCACAATTGCGTAATCTGGAACATAAGGCGTTTGATAAAGATTACATGAATAAAAGTATTTAACTCTCTAACCCCTCTatcggtgttttctttaatatgcgataaaaagttctaaaacaatgttttctaggataattatgatccaataaagtcgaaaacaCCATCCATTcttaattatcttttttagtttaggcgctaggtgagaaaatataaaaatttttgaaactctttttgcttctaaaattcacatttttagttctttcaaattttcatatctttcagtaataaataaatttattttagtcagataactttaaatcggtatttttatggaaattgaaaatgagtttttttgcactaatattttttgttgctttttctatgacctgtcacacaaaactgggaatcgCAACAAAACGGAGattcaaaatgagttcaaactttcaagagatgtttataagactattaacgaggacactatagcacttttaaataaataaaacctttattgtcgctgtaaatgcgatttttgtgaagaccgcctggaggcggtcttacccgttagagggttaattttataaaattttactatgttaaaaaaaaatcaagaaaatgctTGCACTTTGGATACGGTGTGGGTGActgcaatttttaataaatactaaaaaatcaacaatttctgataataaacgacaataaagttcttcacatctaagggtaagatgcacgagatctataagatgacgtggtcgccatcttgatttgacgttcccgtccgccattttgaataactgtcaaaatttaaaactggtcctattgggctgaaattttagtagggtcatttgcctaaagcgagacagtttggaaagttggacaaagtagtgtggaatgtgagacacctccctaaaattgattgattgatcGGCAGCAACCacgaataaaatgaattgtataGTTTAATATAAAATCTATGGATTTGTAAGACACTAAGTgtaacaataaattgaattgaattgaattgatttaatCTCAtgttgcattcaaaacaagttttatgaaatcttggacaagttaattttgtgaatgaatttggtggttttgtgctgtgaaatcatgttaacaagaacgacaaagatccttaagtatccggagaaatagtttcaacagcagttagcagctgataaggagaaaatctcctggaaaaggctgccaAGATTTTCatattccgaagaccactttttctgacagaatggatagtaaatatcgcaaaaacttctggagaaagacaaatatAGGAGCCTCTAccgaactcccaaagcaagtggaaaaggacctggCCGGATAAGGTATCCAAATCTGCTAAGaagttgcatccgctttaaagctataactgttggacagcgcgaggcgtctgtgaaatttacagaacctctttttgcttggacgtccaggaagttcttgttaattagcgttcctcaattgttacccggacataaagcaGGGATTAACATAACCATCAAATATGCACGTATACAGAGCAAatcctcaacatttgattttctacatattttgtatgatattttgtcattaatatcactatgtccaactttccaaaattttgtccatcttttcaaaatgtgttattttctaattctcctgaattttccaattattcggttgcaatatttaataacaactgttatgattctattaaaatatttgtcaaagaatcccatgatacaaaaaaatggtaaaaaataattatttattcagcttaaatatgcatttgaaattgaattttttcttaagtgtctcgctttccactaTTCACCCTATGCATATTTTGGCGATTTTTattgatctttattttctaattctgaattttgaaacctaaagaaatgcctcagtaaccattaaatatggttgagatttttatttatttatttactctaacgtaattaaaaaaataaataaacgaaatgcgcatttatttattttttcatctttgcaaaaacagttttatgaccagcgcacaataacttttgttttgtaaacatgtttttgacttttctgtgagagtgaatgaaatcgagATCTTgtgatctcgctcactctcacagacaattttgaaaacatgtttactaacaaaagttattgtacgttgagcattatgcccaacgcacaataacttttgtttattacacatgtttttgacatttcaatgagaataagtgagatctagatctagtcatctcgctcattctcatgaaaaattttagaaacatgtttacaaacaaaagttattgtgcgctggtcattacagATCCTCAAagaatatgctgttataaacaaaaacattacttttgtttttgtttgtttttagaTCTCATCTACTAACgttagcgctgtcttttttctgATGGattcgataaaaaaaaactcgcccCGTGATTcagtattcatgaaaatgtcaaaattttgaacttggagtcCCAGTATACAAACAATTCCTTGACCTAGgccggattttatatatgttctgaaaaggccttaacatcagctagaacatactaaaattccagctcaatcggatgatatttttattttgacagttattcaaaatgtcaaatcaagatggcgaccataccatcttgtacaTCTCGGTCGTTTTATCTTAAGTTCTGAAggaattggataatttttagccaaatacttctataataaagcttttgAACGgccattagcaaaaaaaaaaaacattttaat
Proteins encoded in this window:
- the LOC129800585 gene encoding splicing factor 3B subunit 3 codes for the protein MYLYNLTLQKATGITHAVHGSFSGQKIQEILISRGKSLELLRPDPNTGKIHTLLTTEVFGVIRSLIAFRLTGGTKDYAIVGSDSGRVVILEYIPAKNILEKVHQETFGKSGCRRIVPGQYSAIDPKGRAVMIGAIEKQKLVYILNRDSEARLTISSPLEAHKSNTLCYHMVGVDVGYENPMFACLEIDYEEADSDPTGEVAQKTQQTLTFYELDLGLNHVVRKYSEPLEEHANFLISVPGGNDGPSGVLICSENYLTYKNLGDQHDIRCPIPRRRNDLDDPERGMIFICSATHRTKSMYFFLVQTEQGDIFKVTLETDDDVVSEIKLKYFDTVPPATTMCVMKTGFLFVACEFGNHYLYQIAHLGDDDDEPEFSSAMPLEEGDTFFFAPRPLKNLVLVDEMPSYAPILGCQVADLANEDTPQLYLMCGRGPRSSIRVLRHGLEVSEMAVSELPGNPNAVWTVKKRIDDEYDAYIIVSFVNATLVLSIGDTVEEVTDSGFLGTTPTLSCSSLGDDALVQVYPDGIRHIRADKRVNEWKAPGKKTIVKCAVNQRQVVIALSGGELVYFEMDPTGQLNEYTERKKMPSDVMCMALGTVPPGEQRSWFLAVGLADNTVRIISLDPSDCLSPRSMQALPSAAESLCLVEMGSAESSSSQEDGVSTATGSIYLNIGLNNGVLLRTVLDPVSGDLADTRTRYLGSRPVKLFRIKMQGSEAVLAMSSRTWLSYYYQNRFHLTPLSYETLEYASGFSSEQCSEGIVAISTNTLRILALEKLGAVFNQITFPLEYTPRRFAIHPDTGRLLVSETDHNAYTEETKTLRKKQMADEMREAAGEDEQELANEMADAFINEVLPEDVFSAPKAGQTMWASQIRIMDPIHGHTIHKVPLGQNEAIMSMALTKFHAAGDGRYYLAVGITKELQLNPRISGNGYIDIYRVDSSCNSFEFVHRTEIDDVPGALASFQGRLLAGVGRVLRVYDLGKKKLLRKCENKHIPNNVVNIQTMGHRIYASDVQESVFFLKYKRAENQLIIFADDTHPRWITATTLLDYDTIATADKFGNLSILRLPHSVTDDVDEDPTGNKSLWDRGLLSGASQKAENVSTFHVGEVVMSLQKATLIPGGSESLLYATLSGTVGALVPFTSREDFDFFQHLEMHMRNENPPLCGRDHLSYRSYYYPVKNVMDGDLCEQFTSLEPSKQKNIASDLGRIPSEVAKKLEDIRTRYAF